The following proteins are co-located in the Lentisphaera araneosa HTCC2155 genome:
- a CDS encoding sugar phosphate isomerase/epimerase family protein: protein MMKQVFTLCLLNLVLSLSLYSEKFEPQFYAFLNGMPPGTAPEKEAEILKKLGYAGVSQVFGLNQHIATRSNTYRKHGLKVLSVYLNAGESPFPTEHLKPLANQGFMIELTLQKKSPKIIAAIRQTCDKMAALGIKVTLYPHAGFAVATIPQAMEVIKEVNHPNLGITFNLCHFLKSEKAEDLEKTLDTCASHLFSVTTNGADIDGKHWPMLIQTLDKGSFPQERLFKKLKELKFKGPVGLQGYGIKGDKAENITKSIKAWQDILKQVNTSN, encoded by the coding sequence ATGATGAAACAAGTATTTACTCTCTGCCTACTCAATTTAGTCTTAAGTCTCTCTCTCTATTCAGAAAAATTTGAACCTCAGTTTTACGCCTTCCTCAATGGCATGCCTCCAGGAACGGCACCTGAGAAAGAAGCTGAAATACTCAAAAAACTGGGCTATGCAGGTGTCAGCCAGGTCTTTGGTCTCAATCAGCACATCGCCACAAGATCTAATACCTATCGTAAACACGGCCTAAAAGTCTTAAGTGTTTACTTAAATGCGGGTGAAAGCCCCTTCCCAACTGAGCACCTTAAGCCCTTGGCGAATCAGGGTTTCATGATTGAACTGACCTTACAAAAAAAATCACCCAAGATCATAGCCGCCATTCGTCAGACTTGTGATAAGATGGCCGCACTTGGTATCAAAGTAACGCTCTACCCCCATGCTGGTTTTGCTGTTGCCACCATTCCCCAAGCGATGGAGGTGATAAAGGAAGTCAATCACCCCAACCTCGGAATCACCTTCAATCTTTGTCATTTCCTCAAAAGCGAAAAGGCCGAAGACTTAGAAAAGACTTTGGACACTTGCGCGTCCCACCTTTTTTCCGTTACCACCAATGGTGCCGATATTGACGGCAAACATTGGCCGATGCTCATCCAAACTTTAGATAAGGGCAGTTTCCCTCAGGAACGTCTCTTTAAAAAACTTAAAGAACTCAAGTTCAAAGGTCCCGTCGGCCTCCAAGGCTATGGGATAAAGGGTGACAAAGCTGAAAATATCACCAAATCCATCAAAGCATGGCAGGATATCCTCAAACAGGTGAATACTTCAAACTAA